Part of the Vulgatibacter sp. genome is shown below.
CGGATCGACTGCGAGGGCTCGATGAAGGTGCGGCCCACGTAGTGGCTGCGCACGAGGCCCATGCCGAAGGGGATGCCGCTCGCGGCGGCGTAGCCGATCGCCGCGGGCACGCCGGAGTCGGGCACCGGGATGACCAGGTCCGCCTCCACCGGATGCTCCGTGGCGAGCTGGGCGCCGAGCCGGGTGCGGGTGGCGTAGACGCTCTGGCCGAAGAGGACCGAGTCGGGGCGGGCGAAGTAGACGTGCTCGAAGATGCAGCGGGCTGCGGCCACCTGCTCGAAGGGCCGCAAGGACTGCAGGCCCTCCTTCGATATCACCACCATCTCGCCCGGCTCGATCTCGCGGATGTACTCCGCCTCGATGAGGTCGAGGGCGCAGGTCTCGCTGGCGAGCACGAAGGCGTTCTTCAACTTGCCGAGGATGAGCGGGCGGAAGCCGTGGGGATCCCGCACGCCGATGAGCTGCTCGTCGCTCATGAAGAGGAGCGAGTAGGCGCCGTCCACCTCGCGCAACGCCGCGGAGATCCGCTCGTGGAGCACGGCCTCGGGGCGGCGGGCCACCAGGTGGAGGACCACCTCGGTGTCCGACGAGGAGAAGAAGATCGCGCCCTGCTCCTCGAGGAGGCGGCGCTTCGAGTCCGCGTTCACGAGGTTGCCGTTGTGGGCGATCGCCAGGGGGCAGGTGCTCGTCTGCACCGCGAAGGGCTGGGCGTTCTTGATCCCGCCGCCACCTGCGGTGGAGTAGCGCACGTGGCCGATCGCCGCCTCGCCCGGAAGACGCTCGAGGACCTTCGCCCCGAAGATGTCACCGACGAGGCCGAGATCCTTGTGCATGTGGAGGGAGACACCGTCGTTGGAGACGATGCCGGCACCCTCCTGCCCGCGGTGCTGCAGGGCGTGCAGGCCGAGGTAGGTGAGGTTCGCCGCTTCGGGCGCACCCCAGATACCGAAAACGCCGCATTCTTCCTTGAGCTTGTCGAACATGCGCAATCCAGAACACGATGGGTGGCGGCAAATTTCGCCCGACTGCGAGCGCGCGAATTTGGCGGGGCCCCGGTCCCGCGTCTGGCCGACCGGGGCGGGCCCGTGATACGCCCAACCGGCACCGCAGCGCCAGCCTTTCGTCACCCCGTGAACGCCCTCCTTTCTCTCCGTAACCCAGCCCGCCTGGTCGTCCTCTTCCTCCTCGGCCTGGTGGCCGCGGCGGCTGGGCTCGATCTGCGCGCGGGGCGGCAGGAGGCGCCGCCGCGGCTGGTGGCCAGCGCCGGTGGCAGGGGCGCGTTGCTCGCCGGGGCGGGCAGGGCGCCGATCGCCCTGCCGCCGGAGGTCGTCCTCGCCGGCTACCAGGCCTTCGGCCGCTCGCCGAAGGAACCGTCCACGCCCCTCTACGCCCGCTCGCTCCTCCTCGAGGCCGGCGGCGTGCGCACCGCGGTGGTGCTGGTGGAGCTGCTCACCCTGCCCGAGCCCCTCGCCCACGCGGTGCAGGAGCGGGCCGCTGCGGAAGGGGCCGCCTGCGCCCTGGTGGTGGCGAGCCACACCCACTCCGGCCCGGGCGGCTACGACCAGGCGTTCCTGCCCCAGCTCGTTCTCGGTCGCTACGACCCGGCGGTGGAGCGGGCGATCCTCGAGGCGGTGGAAGCCTCCCTGGTGGCAGCCCGGGCGGAGCTCGCCCCGGCGACGCTCGCCACCGGCGAGGCCCTCGGCGCCGGGCTCGCCTCCAACCGCGATCACAAGGGCGAGGCGGTGGATCAGCGGATCACCCGGGTGGCGCTGCAGCGCCCCGACGGCAAGATGGTGGCGACGCTGGCCCGCTTCTCGGCGCACCCGACCCTCAATCCCCGCAAGGTGGGGCCCGCCGGCGACTGGCCCGGCTTCACCATGGAGCGGCTCGAGGAGCAGGGCGGGGTGGCCTTCGTGCTCCCCGGCGCCGTGGGCGACGCCCGCCCGACCCGCGCCGCCTCGCCGGGCAAGGGCGCGATCCGGGCGCTCCTCTTCGGCGAGACGATCGCCGAGCGGGTGGGGGCGATCCCCCTCGTGGCGCAGGAGGGACCGGTGGCGCTCGCCTGCGCCGAGGTGGAATTCGACCTGCCCCCTGCGGACGTGGCGGGCATGGTGCCGGAGGGATTGGGGCGGCTCGCCTCGAACCTCGCGGCGCCGACGGCGCCGCGGACCGCCCGGGCGATGGCCTTCCAGCTCGGCGACCTCGCGCTGGTCGGCGTGCCGGCGGAGCCGCTGGGCGCGACCGCGCCGCTCTTCGAGCGGGCTGCGGCGGCGCGGGGCCTGCGGGGCAGGGTGGTCGGGGTCGCGCAGGGCTACACGAGCTATTGCGTGAGCGAGCGGGAGATGGAGCGCCGCACCACCTCGGCCCACAACGCCTGGTTCGGCGAGGCGCTCACGCCGCGGGTGGTCCGGGCGGCTGAGGCCGCCACCGCGGCGCTGCCGGTGCCGGTCGCCAGGGACGCGACCCAGGCAGCGGCGCCCTGAAACGACGAGCGCCGCTCCGGCCCGGATGCCGGAGCGGCGCCCCCACTCACCGAAGGTGCGTGGCCCTACCCGCCCTCAACCTCGCGCGCCGCAGCACGCCGGCTCCACGACGCTGCCGTCGGGGCCGTAGCAGACGCCGTCCCTGCCGAGCATCGCGAGCTCACAGAGGTCGCCGCCACCGTCGTCGGGATAGACGCAGTAGAAGCCGCCCTCCGGGCAACCGATCGCGGTGCAGCTGGCGAACTCCACGCAGGCGCCGCCGCGGCCGCAATCCGCGTCGGTGTTGCAGGGCTCGCCGGGGGGCCGCGGCGGGTCGACGTCGACGCAGGTCGACCGGCAGTAGCAGGCACCGGCGCAATCCTCGTCGCGGCAATCGGTGTCGCACGCGCATTCCTGCACGCAGGCCTGCCCCTCGCCGCAGGCGGGATCACACGCCGCCGGCGCCGGGATGCAGACGCCGCCGTGGCTCGAGCCGGCGCAGTCGGTGGAGCCGTCCGCGTTGGTGGTGCAGTCGACCTCCCGGGTCTCGCAGATCATCCCGGGGCCGCAATCGGCATCGCTGGAGCAGGGCGGCGGGCCCGGCTGGTAGGGACGATCGAGGACGCAGTAGAGGAAGCCGCCCTCCACCGGCGTGGTCGGGCAGTCGCAGATGCACTCGACGCCATCGGGGCAGGGGCTGCAGACGCACTCGTCGTCACGGCCGTCGTCGTCACCGTGGTCGTCGCAATCGCACGGCGGGCAGTTGGGATCGTTCGGATCACACTCCGGGCAGGCGCAGCCCGGTTCGTCGTCGCCGTAGATGCCGAGGCAGCCGGAGGTGGCGTTGCAGCTCCGCTCGTCGAGACCGGTGCAGTGGTCCCCGGGAACCGGTTCGCGGCCCGGGTTGCACGCGCAGACCTCGCAGCCGTCGGGGCCGCGGGCGAAGCCGTATTCGCACCAGAGTTCGCAGGTCACCGGCTGGCATGCGGCGGGCGCCTCGTTGCAGGCGCAGGTCGGGCAGCCGTTCTCGTCGGGGACGTGGCCGTACTCGCACCAGACGTCGCAGAGCACGCCGGGGCACTCGTCGCCGCGGACCGGCTGCTCGGTGCCACCATTGGGCGGCACCCCGCCACCGTCACAGCTGCCGCCGTCGAAGCCGAAGAGGAGCAGCGCAGCCAGCGCCGTCCCGAAGAGCGCCAGGCGTGGGTTGTTCAAACGATCCATGTATCTCATCCCTCCCTGGACCCGACCGGACTGCGGCCGGCGTCCGCTCCGTCGTGGAGCAAGGGCCCTGCCAGAAAAGGTGGCTGCGCAAGTGGGCGGAATCACAGGGGCGCAGCGGCACGGCCCCGGCTTTCCGCCACGAAAAACCGCGGGCGCCGCCGGATCACCGATGCGATCGCGCCGTCGCGGCGCCGCCAGCCGGTCCGATCGTCGTGTCGCTGGTCGACACCTGCCTTCCGCCCCCCGGACAGGCGCTGCGACATCGCTGCAAACCCCGCATTTTCCGGGGTTTGCGCCGTTTTCGGCCTCCCTCGGATCGGGCAAGGTTTCGCTTGACAACGAAGCGCCTCGCGACGATCTTGTGCGCCTTTTTTACCGGCCCCGACGACAGGTCAAGGTGTGTCCAAAATGGCGGCGCCGTTCACTGCAGACCAGCAGAAGCAGTTCGATGAGGGGATGGCGAAGTACCTCGCCCGCTTCCCCGAGGGCCGGAAGGCTGCGGCCATTCTTCCCGGTCTCCATCTCGTCCAGGATCTCGTCGGGTGGGTTCCGCCCGAGGCGATGATCCAGGTCGCCGAGAAGTGCCAGTCGACGCCCGAGCGCGTGCGCGAGGTGGCGACCTTCTACGTGATGTACTTCCTGCAGCCCAAGGGGAAGCACGTCATCGACGTCTGCACCAACATCTCGTGTTCCCTGCGTGGTGCCGAGCCCCTCATCGAGCATCTGGAGCAGAAGCTCGACGTGCACATGGGCGACACCACGAAGGACGGCATGTTCACCCTGCGCGAGTTCGAATGCCTCGGCGCCTGCGGTAACGCCCCGGTGCTCCAGGTGGACTCGCGCTTCCACATGAACATGACCCTCAAGAAGGCCGATCAGCTCATCGAGGACCTGCGCAAGCAGGCCCCGAAGAAGGCGTAAGACATGGCCGAGCGGCTCCTCACCAAGAATTGGTTCCAGCCCGACAGCCGGAGCCTCGCGTTCTACAAGCAGCACGGCGGCATGGAGAGCCTCAACAGGGTTCTCAAGATGGCGCCTGCCGACGTGACCGCCGAGGTCAAGAAGTCCAACCTCCGCGGTCGCGGTGGCGCGGGCTTCCCCACCGGCATGAAGTGGAGCTTCGTCCCCAACGTCGAGGGGCCGAAGTACCTCTGCATCAACGCCGACGAGTCGGAGCCCGGCACCTTCAAGGACCGGCTCATCATCGAGCAGGACCCGCACTCGCTGATGGAAGGCATCGCCATCGCGTCGTGGGCCCTCGGCGTCCACACCTGCTACATCTACATCCGCGGCGAGTACCTCGAGCAGGCGGAGATCCTCGAGAAGGCGATCGAGGAGTGCTACGCCGCCGGCATCTTCGGCAAGAGCGTGCTCGACTCGGGCTGGGCCCTGGACGTCTACGTCCACCGCGGCGCCGGCGCCTACA
Proteins encoded:
- the purF gene encoding amidophosphoribosyltransferase, producing the protein MFDKLKEECGVFGIWGAPEAANLTYLGLHALQHRGQEGAGIVSNDGVSLHMHKDLGLVGDIFGAKVLERLPGEAAIGHVRYSTAGGGGIKNAQPFAVQTSTCPLAIAHNGNLVNADSKRRLLEEQGAIFFSSSDTEVVLHLVARRPEAVLHERISAALREVDGAYSLLFMSDEQLIGVRDPHGFRPLILGKLKNAFVLASETCALDLIEAEYIREIEPGEMVVISKEGLQSLRPFEQVAAARCIFEHVYFARPDSVLFGQSVYATRTRLGAQLATEHPVEADLVIPVPDSGVPAAIGYAAASGIPFGMGLVRSHYVGRTFIEPSQSIRHFGVKLKLNALGNELKGKRVVVIDDSIVRGTTSRKIVKMLRNAGAKEVHLRISSPPTAWPCYYGIDTPTRQELIASSHSTDEITKYVTADSLGYLSTGGLHDAVGSRGEGYCDACFTGNYRVQFPKDEEKRSLRVLEA
- a CDS encoding neutral/alkaline non-lysosomal ceramidase N-terminal domain-containing protein, which encodes MNALLSLRNPARLVVLFLLGLVAAAAGLDLRAGRQEAPPRLVASAGGRGALLAGAGRAPIALPPEVVLAGYQAFGRSPKEPSTPLYARSLLLEAGGVRTAVVLVELLTLPEPLAHAVQERAAAEGAACALVVASHTHSGPGGYDQAFLPQLVLGRYDPAVERAILEAVEASLVAARAELAPATLATGEALGAGLASNRDHKGEAVDQRITRVALQRPDGKMVATLARFSAHPTLNPRKVGPAGDWPGFTMERLEEQGGVAFVLPGAVGDARPTRAASPGKGAIRALLFGETIAERVGAIPLVAQEGPVALACAEVEFDLPPADVAGMVPEGLGRLASNLAAPTAPRTARAMAFQLGDLALVGVPAEPLGATAPLFERAAAARGLRGRVVGVAQGYTSYCVSEREMERRTTSAHNAWFGEALTPRVVRAAEAATAALPVPVARDATQAAAP
- the nuoE gene encoding NADH-quinone oxidoreductase subunit NuoE, whose product is MAKYLARFPEGRKAAAILPGLHLVQDLVGWVPPEAMIQVAEKCQSTPERVREVATFYVMYFLQPKGKHVIDVCTNISCSLRGAEPLIEHLEQKLDVHMGDTTKDGMFTLREFECLGACGNAPVLQVDSRFHMNMTLKKADQLIEDLRKQAPKKA